A section of the Mycolicibacterium anyangense genome encodes:
- a CDS encoding patatin-like phospholipase family protein, with amino-acid sequence MATGCIEDLPRPIGYVLGGGGSLGAVQVGMLQALSERAVPPDLVVGTSVGSINGAVLASDPTGAAHRLSHAWARMSRDRVFPGGLIAQALLLQRVKTHLFPNTGLAEVIAEFLGSTVNFSDLRLPFAAVTMDVATARPHVLRNGPLLPALLASSAIPGIYPPVAHDGRRLYDGGVVANVPLRQAVAMGARSLIVLDCFFPGQLPASTDTIADIVLYTALVTMRSQAVAEAALVAETLPVVYLPGPSPKLVSPLDFTHTTTLIEDAYTYARHFLEELRLADGPGLYGQRPPETGVLA; translated from the coding sequence ATGGCGACCGGCTGTATCGAGGATCTTCCCCGGCCGATCGGCTACGTCCTCGGCGGCGGGGGCAGCCTCGGTGCGGTACAGGTCGGCATGTTGCAGGCGCTCAGCGAACGTGCCGTACCGCCAGACCTGGTGGTAGGCACGTCGGTTGGATCGATCAACGGTGCTGTGTTGGCCTCGGATCCAACCGGAGCGGCGCACCGGCTGTCGCACGCGTGGGCCCGAATGTCCCGCGACCGGGTGTTCCCCGGCGGCCTCATCGCCCAGGCGCTGCTGCTGCAGCGGGTCAAGACCCATCTCTTCCCCAACACCGGGCTAGCCGAGGTGATTGCCGAGTTCCTCGGCAGCACAGTGAACTTCAGCGATCTGAGGCTTCCGTTCGCTGCGGTCACGATGGACGTCGCCACGGCCCGACCGCACGTCCTGCGCAACGGTCCGCTACTGCCGGCATTATTGGCCAGTTCGGCGATTCCCGGCATCTATCCGCCGGTCGCCCACGATGGTCGGCGCCTGTACGACGGTGGCGTGGTGGCCAACGTGCCCCTGCGGCAAGCCGTCGCGATGGGTGCGCGCTCGCTCATCGTGCTGGACTGCTTCTTCCCCGGCCAGCTCCCGGCCTCGACCGACACCATCGCCGACATCGTGCTGTACACGGCGCTGGTCACCATGCGTTCGCAGGCGGTGGCCGAGGCCGCCCTGGTCGCCGAGACGCTGCCGGTGGTGTACCTGCCCGGCCCCTCGCCCAAGCTGGTCTCGCCGCTGGACTTCACCCACACCACCACGTTGATCGAGGATGCCTACACCTACGCGCGCCACTTCCTCGAGGAGCTGCGACTCGCGGACGGCCCCGGTTTGTACGGTCAGCGTCCACCGGAGACAGGTGTTCTAGCGTGA
- the ipdF gene encoding (5R,7aS)-5-hydroxy-7a-methyl-1-oxo-2,3,5,6,7,7a-hexahydro-1H-indene-carboxyl-CoA reductase, producing the protein MAEVPQEVAGHGLLTGKVVVVTAAAGTGIGSATARRALAEGADVVISDHHERRLGETRDQLAELGLGRVESVVCDVTSTAQVDALIASTTARMGRLDVLVNNAGLGGETPVVDMTDEEWDRVLNVTLTSVMRATRAALRYFREAGHGGVIVNNASVLGWRAQHSQSHYAAAKAGVMALTRCSAIEAVEFGVRINAVSPSIARHKFLEKVSSADLLDRLSEGEAFGRAAEPWEIASTIAFLASDYSSYLTGEVISVSSQRA; encoded by the coding sequence TTGGCGGAGGTCCCGCAGGAGGTCGCCGGCCACGGTCTGCTGACCGGAAAGGTCGTGGTAGTGACCGCGGCGGCCGGCACCGGCATCGGCTCGGCCACCGCGCGCCGCGCACTGGCCGAGGGCGCCGACGTGGTGATCTCCGATCACCACGAACGCCGGCTCGGTGAAACCCGCGATCAACTCGCCGAACTCGGCCTGGGCCGGGTCGAGAGCGTGGTCTGCGACGTCACCTCCACGGCCCAGGTGGACGCGCTGATCGCCTCGACCACCGCCCGGATGGGCCGGCTGGACGTGCTGGTGAACAACGCCGGACTCGGGGGTGAGACCCCGGTGGTCGACATGACCGACGAGGAGTGGGACCGAGTTCTCAACGTCACGCTCACCTCGGTGATGCGCGCGACGCGGGCCGCCCTGCGCTACTTCCGGGAAGCCGGCCACGGCGGGGTGATCGTCAACAACGCCAGCGTGCTGGGCTGGCGAGCGCAGCACTCACAGTCGCACTACGCCGCGGCCAAAGCGGGCGTGATGGCGCTGACCCGGTGCAGCGCGATCGAAGCCGTCGAGTTCGGGGTGCGCATCAACGCGGTGTCTCCGAGCATCGCCCGGCACAAGTTCCTGGAGAAGGTCAGCTCGGCGGATCTGCTGGATCGCCTCTCGGAAGGCGAGGCGTTCGGCCGCGCCGCCGAGCCGTGGGAGATCGCCTCGACGATCGCGTTCCTGGCCAGTGACTACTCCAGTTACCTGACCGGCGAAGTCATTTCGGTATCGAGCCAGCGAGCATGA
- the ipdE2 gene encoding acyl-CoA dehydrogenase IpdE2 — MTSSEERQMLQETVAALIDKHASSAAVRAAMESPRGYDESLWTLLCEQVGVAALVVPEEFGGSGGELADAAVVLEELGRALVPTPLLGTTLAELALLAAEQPDSELLEQLAAGAVIGTVAFDPDYVVNGDIADVVIGLDGAQLQRWADVTTEVTPTVDPTRRLARVTAGSAEPLGEDPGLADIASILLAAEQIGAATRCLELTVDYTKERVQFGRPIGSFQALKHRMADLYVAVQSARALVGDAIADPNPVSAALARLSASEAFTTVAGEAIQLHGGIAITWEHDIQLYFKRAHGSAQLFGPPRDQLRRLESQVF; from the coding sequence ATGACGTCATCAGAAGAACGGCAGATGCTGCAGGAGACCGTGGCAGCTCTGATCGACAAGCACGCCTCGTCGGCCGCGGTGCGCGCGGCGATGGAGTCTCCCCGCGGATACGACGAGTCGCTGTGGACCCTGCTCTGTGAGCAGGTCGGCGTCGCCGCTCTGGTAGTACCCGAGGAATTCGGTGGCTCCGGTGGTGAATTGGCCGACGCCGCAGTCGTTCTGGAGGAATTGGGCCGAGCCCTGGTGCCGACGCCGCTGCTGGGCACCACGCTGGCCGAACTGGCGCTGCTGGCTGCCGAGCAGCCCGACTCCGAGCTGCTCGAGCAACTCGCCGCCGGCGCGGTGATCGGCACCGTCGCATTCGACCCCGACTATGTGGTCAACGGTGACATAGCCGACGTGGTGATCGGACTGGATGGGGCGCAGTTGCAACGCTGGGCCGACGTCACCACCGAGGTGACACCGACGGTCGATCCGACCCGTAGGCTGGCGCGCGTCACCGCCGGCTCGGCCGAACCACTCGGCGAGGATCCCGGCCTGGCCGACATCGCGTCCATCCTGTTGGCGGCCGAACAGATCGGCGCCGCCACGCGCTGCCTGGAATTAACCGTCGACTACACCAAGGAGCGCGTCCAGTTCGGCAGGCCGATCGGCAGCTTCCAGGCGCTCAAGCACCGGATGGCCGACCTGTACGTCGCAGTGCAGTCCGCGCGCGCGCTGGTCGGTGATGCGATCGCCGACCCCAACCCGGTGTCGGCGGCGCTGGCCCGCCTGTCGGCCAGCGAGGCGTTCACCACGGTCGCCGGCGAAGCGATCCAGCTGCACGGCGGCATCGCGATCACCTGGGAGCACGACATCCAGCTGTACTTCAAGCGCGCACACGGCAGTGCCCAGTTGTTCGGGCCGCCACGCGACCAACTGCGCCGACTCGAATCCCAGGTGTTCTAG
- a CDS encoding acyl-CoA dehydrogenase family protein — translation MDLNYDDATREFRDEVRDFLAANKASFPTKSYDTAEGFEQHRIWDRVLFDAGLSVIAWPKKYGGRDATLLQWVVYEEEYFRAGAPGRASANGTSMLAPTLFAHGTEEQLDRVLPKMASGEEIWAQAWSEPESGSDLASLRSTATKTDGGWLLNGQKIWSSRAPFGDRGFGLFRSDPTAERHRGLTYFMFDLKADGITVRPIAQLGGDTGFGEIFLDNVFVPDHDVIGSVHEGWRAAMSTTSNERGMSLRSPARFLAPAERLVKTWAAQGCEPAFAGRVADAWIKAQAYRLHTFGTVTRLAEGGELGAESSVTKVFWSDLDVALHQTALELRGPDAELADSWTDGLLFALGGPIYAGTNEIQRNIIAERMLGLPKEPSGKTT, via the coding sequence ATGGATCTGAACTACGACGACGCCACCCGCGAGTTCCGCGACGAGGTACGCGATTTCCTGGCCGCCAACAAGGCGTCCTTCCCCACCAAGTCCTATGACACCGCCGAGGGTTTCGAGCAGCACCGGATCTGGGACCGGGTGCTGTTCGACGCCGGGTTGTCGGTGATCGCCTGGCCCAAGAAGTACGGCGGCCGAGACGCGACCCTGCTCCAATGGGTGGTCTACGAAGAGGAGTACTTCCGCGCCGGGGCGCCCGGGCGCGCCAGCGCCAACGGCACCTCCATGCTGGCGCCGACCCTGTTCGCGCACGGCACTGAAGAGCAGCTGGACCGCGTCCTGCCGAAAATGGCCAGCGGCGAAGAGATCTGGGCCCAGGCCTGGTCGGAGCCGGAGTCCGGTAGCGACCTGGCCTCACTGCGGTCCACCGCCACCAAGACCGATGGCGGCTGGCTGCTCAACGGGCAGAAGATCTGGAGCAGCCGGGCTCCCTTCGGCGACCGCGGGTTCGGGCTGTTCCGGTCGGACCCGACCGCCGAGCGTCACCGCGGACTGACCTACTTCATGTTCGACCTCAAGGCCGACGGCATCACCGTTCGCCCGATCGCGCAACTCGGGGGTGACACCGGTTTCGGGGAGATCTTCCTGGACAACGTGTTCGTGCCCGACCACGACGTTATCGGTTCGGTGCACGAAGGCTGGCGCGCGGCGATGAGCACCACCAGCAACGAGCGCGGCATGTCGCTGCGCAGCCCGGCACGCTTCCTGGCACCCGCCGAACGGCTGGTGAAAACCTGGGCAGCGCAGGGTTGCGAGCCCGCCTTCGCCGGCCGGGTGGCCGACGCGTGGATCAAGGCCCAGGCCTATCGACTGCACACCTTCGGCACCGTCACCCGACTCGCCGAGGGCGGGGAGCTGGGCGCGGAGTCGTCGGTCACCAAGGTGTTCTGGAGTGATCTGGACGTGGCGCTGCACCAGACCGCCCTGGAACTGCGCGGCCCGGACGCCGAGCTGGCCGACTCCTGGACCGACGGCCTGCTGTTCGCGTTGGGCGGCCCGATCTACGCCGGCACCAACGAGATTCAGCGCAACATCATCGCCGAGCGGATGCTCGGACTGCCCAAAGAACCCTCCGGGAAGACGACATGA
- a CDS encoding acyl-CoA dehydrogenase family protein: MKFALDEQQRDFAASIDAALGAADVPAAVRAWARGDTAPGRKVWATLTDLGVTALTVPERYDGIEAHPVDLAVAAEALGRWCVPGPLAESIAVAPILLATDERSAALAAGEMIATVALSPAVPRAADADFAGLVLLAEGGSVHDGAAGEAHESVDPARKLFDVTATGVGQQADVARAFEYGALFTAAQLVGAGQAMLDTSVEYAKQRSQFGRIIGSYQAIKHKLADVHIALELARPLVYGAALALADGSPDTARDVSAAKAAASDAALLAARSSLQTHGAIGFTAEHDLSLWLLRVQALHSAWGDPTTHKRRVLEALT, translated from the coding sequence ATGAAATTCGCACTCGACGAACAACAGCGCGACTTCGCGGCGAGTATCGACGCCGCGCTCGGAGCCGCCGACGTACCGGCGGCCGTGCGAGCCTGGGCCCGGGGCGACACCGCACCGGGCCGCAAGGTCTGGGCGACGCTGACCGACCTGGGTGTCACCGCCCTGACGGTGCCGGAACGCTACGACGGCATCGAGGCGCATCCGGTCGACCTGGCGGTGGCGGCCGAAGCACTCGGTCGCTGGTGCGTGCCCGGTCCACTAGCCGAATCGATTGCAGTGGCGCCGATTCTGCTCGCGACCGACGAGCGATCCGCGGCGCTGGCCGCCGGTGAGATGATCGCAACGGTGGCGCTTTCGCCCGCGGTTCCGCGGGCCGCCGACGCCGACTTCGCCGGACTGGTCCTGCTCGCCGAAGGTGGCAGTGTGCACGACGGAGCCGCTGGCGAGGCGCACGAATCGGTGGACCCGGCCCGAAAGCTGTTCGACGTCACCGCAACCGGTGTTGGGCAACAGGCCGACGTGGCCCGGGCGTTCGAGTACGGTGCGCTGTTCACCGCCGCGCAGCTGGTCGGAGCGGGCCAGGCGATGCTGGACACGTCCGTCGAGTACGCCAAGCAGCGCAGCCAGTTCGGCCGGATCATCGGCAGCTATCAGGCGATCAAGCACAAGCTGGCCGATGTGCATATCGCGCTGGAACTGGCGCGTCCGCTGGTCTACGGGGCGGCCCTGGCACTGGCCGACGGATCGCCGGACACGGCCCGCGACGTCAGCGCGGCCAAGGCTGCGGCCTCCGATGCCGCCCTGCTGGCCGCCCGCTCGTCGCTGCAGACCCACGGCGCCATCGGGTTCACCGCCGAGCACGACCTGTCACTGTGGTTGCTGCGGGTGCAGGCGCTGCACTCCGCCTGGGGCGACCCGACCACCCACAAGCGTCGAGTGCTGGAGGCACTGACATGA
- the ipdE1 gene encoding acyl-CoA dehydrogenase IpdE1, which yields MITVEEFRAEVREWLADNLVGEYAALKGLGGPGREHEAFEERLAWNRHLAAAGLTCLGWPVEHGGRGLSVAHRVAFYEEYAKADAPDKVNHLGEELLGPTLIAFGTPEQQQRFLPRILDVTELWSQGYSEPGAGSDLANVATTAVLDGDHWLINGQKVWTSLAHWAQWCFVVARTEKGSKRHAGLSFLLVPLDQPGVEIRPIIQLTGDSEFNEVFFTDARADAGLVVGEPGDGWRVAMGLLTFERGVSTLGQQIRYARELSGVVELAKANGAIDDPLIRERLTRAWVGLQTMRSYALATMDVEQPGQDNVSKLLWANWHRDLGELAMDIQGKLGLLKQDDEFDEWQRLFLFSRADTIYGGSNEIQRNIIAERVLGLPREAKG from the coding sequence GTGATAACGGTCGAGGAGTTCCGGGCTGAGGTCCGCGAGTGGCTGGCCGACAACCTCGTCGGCGAGTACGCCGCGCTCAAGGGCCTCGGCGGGCCCGGGCGCGAACATGAAGCCTTCGAAGAACGGCTGGCGTGGAACCGCCATCTGGCGGCCGCCGGTCTGACGTGTCTGGGCTGGCCGGTGGAGCACGGCGGCCGCGGTCTGTCGGTGGCGCACCGCGTCGCCTTCTACGAGGAGTACGCCAAGGCCGACGCCCCCGACAAGGTCAACCACCTGGGTGAGGAACTGCTCGGGCCCACCCTGATCGCCTTCGGCACGCCCGAGCAGCAGCAGCGGTTCCTGCCGCGCATCCTCGATGTCACCGAACTGTGGTCACAGGGCTACTCCGAGCCCGGCGCCGGCAGCGATCTGGCCAACGTGGCGACCACAGCCGTCCTGGACGGTGACCACTGGCTCATCAATGGCCAAAAGGTGTGGACGTCGCTGGCGCACTGGGCGCAATGGTGTTTCGTGGTGGCCCGCACCGAGAAGGGCTCCAAGCGGCACGCCGGCCTGTCGTTTCTGCTGGTGCCGCTGGATCAGCCCGGCGTGGAGATCCGCCCGATCATTCAGCTGACCGGTGACTCGGAGTTCAACGAGGTGTTCTTCACCGATGCCCGTGCCGACGCCGGCCTGGTGGTAGGCGAGCCCGGCGATGGCTGGCGGGTGGCCATGGGGTTGCTGACGTTCGAGCGCGGTGTCTCGACGCTGGGCCAGCAGATCCGTTATGCCCGTGAGCTTTCCGGGGTTGTCGAGCTGGCCAAGGCCAATGGGGCCATCGACGACCCGCTGATCCGCGAGCGGCTCACCCGGGCCTGGGTGGGGTTGCAGACCATGCGCTCCTACGCGTTGGCGACCATGGACGTGGAACAACCCGGCCAAGATAACGTGTCCAAACTGCTGTGGGCGAACTGGCACCGCGATCTCGGCGAGCTGGCCATGGACATCCAGGGCAAGCTCGGGCTGCTCAAACAGGACGACGAGTTCGACGAGTGGCAGCGGCTGTTCCTGTTCTCGCGCGCCGATACGATCTACGGCGGCTCCAACGAGATCCAGCGCAACATCATCGCCGAGCGGGTGCTCGGCCTACCCCGGGAGGCGAAGGGCTAG
- the fadD3 gene encoding 3-((3aS,4S,7aS)-7a-methyl-1,5-dioxo-octahydro-1H-inden-4-yl)propanoate--CoA ligase FadD3, with protein MEPSDPRTTPAVLDRMARELGDRDALITDERTLTFAQLRDEVRTVAAAMIALGVDAGDRVAIWSPNTWHWVVACLATHYAGAVVVPLNTRYTAEEASDILARTQAPLLIAMGRFLDTDRVADLDRAALPHLRHIVRVPLDTDDGTWDEFVSGPGASPTEVDARAAALTGDDVSDILFTSGTTGRSKGVLSAHRQSLAAPAAWAACGQLTSADRYLCINPFFHNFGYKAAILACLQTGAALIPQLTFDPEQAFRIIEKQRVTVLPGPPTIFQTLLDHPARANYDLSSLRFAVTGAATVPVVLIERMQAELDFDIVLTAYGLTEATGFGTMCRAEDDAVTVATTCGRPIADFELRIDSPDQAGAGEVLLRGPNVMLGYLDDPAATAAAIDPDGWLHTGDIGTVDAAGNLRITDRLKDMYICGGFNVYPAEIEQVLARLDGVADAAVIGVPDERLGEVGRAFIVRRPGSDLDEQTVIDYTRKHLANFKTPRSVAFLAALPRNPGGKVVKPTLREMV; from the coding sequence ATGGAGCCCAGCGACCCGCGCACGACACCCGCGGTGCTGGACCGGATGGCCCGCGAGCTGGGCGACCGGGATGCGTTGATCACCGATGAGCGCACGCTCACCTTCGCGCAGCTGCGCGATGAGGTGCGCACGGTGGCCGCGGCGATGATCGCGCTCGGGGTGGACGCCGGCGACCGGGTGGCGATCTGGTCGCCGAACACCTGGCACTGGGTGGTCGCGTGCCTGGCCACCCATTACGCCGGTGCGGTGGTGGTTCCGCTGAACACCCGCTACACCGCTGAGGAAGCCTCCGACATCCTGGCCCGTACCCAGGCGCCGCTGTTGATCGCGATGGGCCGCTTCCTCGATACCGACCGGGTGGCCGACCTGGACCGCGCCGCGCTGCCCCACCTGCGCCACATCGTGCGGGTGCCGCTGGACACCGACGACGGCACCTGGGACGAGTTCGTGTCGGGCCCTGGCGCGTCGCCCACCGAGGTCGACGCCCGAGCGGCGGCGCTCACCGGTGACGACGTCTCGGACATCCTGTTCACCTCCGGTACCACCGGCCGCAGCAAAGGTGTGCTCAGCGCGCATCGGCAGTCGCTGGCCGCACCGGCGGCCTGGGCGGCGTGCGGTCAGCTCACCAGCGCCGACCGCTACCTGTGCATCAACCCGTTCTTCCACAACTTCGGCTACAAGGCCGCCATCCTGGCCTGCCTGCAAACCGGGGCGGCGCTGATCCCGCAGCTGACCTTCGATCCAGAACAGGCCTTCCGCATCATCGAGAAGCAGCGGGTGACGGTTCTCCCGGGACCGCCGACGATCTTCCAGACCCTGCTGGATCACCCGGCCCGCGCGAACTACGACCTGAGCTCGCTGCGGTTCGCCGTCACCGGTGCGGCCACCGTCCCGGTGGTGCTGATCGAGCGCATGCAGGCCGAGCTGGACTTCGACATCGTGCTGACCGCCTACGGGCTCACCGAGGCCACCGGCTTCGGCACGATGTGCCGTGCCGAGGACGACGCGGTGACGGTCGCCACCACGTGCGGGCGCCCGATCGCGGACTTCGAGCTGCGCATCGATTCACCGGATCAGGCTGGCGCCGGCGAAGTCCTGTTGCGGGGACCCAACGTCATGCTCGGCTACCTCGATGACCCCGCCGCCACCGCGGCCGCCATCGACCCCGACGGCTGGCTGCACACCGGGGACATCGGAACCGTCGACGCCGCAGGCAATCTGCGGATCACCGACCGGCTCAAGGACATGTACATCTGCGGCGGGTTCAACGTCTACCCCGCCGAGATCGAACAGGTACTGGCCCGCCTGGACGGTGTCGCCGACGCCGCGGTGATCGGGGTTCCCGACGAACGCCTCGGCGAGGTGGGCAGGGCGTTCATCGTTCGGCGGCCCGGCAGCGACCTCGACGAACAGACCGTCATCGACTACACGCGTAAGCACCTGGCGAATTTCAAGACACCACGATCGGTGGCCTTCCTGGCAGCACTGCCGCGAAACCCCGGCGGAAAAGTGGTCAAACCCACACTGCGAGAGATGGTTTGA
- a CDS encoding pyridoxal phosphate-dependent aminotransferase, with translation MNSRVALRAGIPPFYVMDVWLAAAERQRTHGDLVNLAAGQPKAGAPEPVRAAAAAALEANQLGYTVALGIPELRRAIADSYADRYGLDVGLEDVVLTTGSSGGFLLAFLACFDVGDRVAIASPGYPCYRNILSALGCEVVEIPCGPETRYQPTAAMLAELDPPVAGVIVASPANPTGTVIEPAELAAIATWCDANGVRLISDEVYHGLVYPGAPQTSCAWQTSRNAVVANSFSKYFAMTGWRLGWLLVPEELRRAVDCLTGNFTICPPVLPQYAAVAAFSPAAIAEAEGHLHQYAVNRETLLSGLRQLGITRLAPTDGAFYVYADVSDFTSDSLSFCEKLLADTGLAIAPGVDFDTVHGGSFVRMSFAGPESDIDEALRRLGPWLSS, from the coding sequence GTGAACAGTCGCGTCGCCTTGCGAGCAGGTATCCCGCCGTTCTACGTCATGGACGTGTGGCTGGCCGCCGCGGAGCGGCAGCGCACGCACGGCGACCTGGTGAACCTCGCGGCCGGCCAGCCCAAAGCAGGTGCCCCGGAGCCGGTACGCGCTGCGGCAGCGGCTGCGTTGGAGGCCAATCAGCTGGGCTACACCGTCGCGCTCGGCATTCCCGAGCTGCGCCGGGCGATCGCCGACTCCTATGCCGACCGCTACGGCCTCGACGTCGGCCTGGAAGACGTGGTGCTGACCACCGGGTCCTCGGGTGGGTTCCTGCTGGCATTCCTGGCCTGTTTCGACGTCGGCGACCGGGTGGCGATCGCCAGCCCCGGCTACCCCTGCTACCGCAACATCCTCTCGGCGTTGGGGTGCGAGGTGGTGGAAATCCCCTGTGGTCCCGAGACCCGGTACCAACCGACGGCGGCGATGCTCGCCGAACTCGACCCGCCGGTGGCCGGTGTTATCGTGGCCAGCCCGGCCAACCCCACCGGGACGGTCATCGAACCGGCCGAGCTGGCGGCGATCGCGACCTGGTGCGACGCAAACGGCGTGCGGCTGATCAGCGACGAGGTGTATCACGGCTTGGTCTACCCCGGTGCTCCGCAAACCTCGTGTGCCTGGCAGACCTCACGCAATGCCGTTGTCGCGAACAGCTTTTCGAAGTACTTCGCAATGACGGGCTGGCGGCTGGGCTGGCTGCTGGTACCGGAGGAGTTGCGCCGGGCAGTGGATTGCCTGACCGGCAACTTCACCATCTGCCCACCGGTGCTGCCCCAGTACGCTGCGGTAGCCGCCTTCTCGCCAGCGGCCATCGCCGAGGCCGAAGGGCACCTGCACCAGTACGCGGTCAATCGGGAGACCCTGCTCAGCGGGCTGCGCCAGCTCGGGATCACCCGGCTGGCACCGACCGACGGCGCGTTTTACGTCTACGCCGATGTCTCGGACTTCACCTCGGATTCGCTGAGCTTCTGCGAAAAGCTCTTGGCTGATACCGGTTTGGCGATCGCCCCGGGCGTCGACTTCGACACCGTCCACGGCGGCTCGTTCGTCAGGATGTCGTTCGCCGGCCCCGAGTCCGACATCGACGAGGCGCTGCGTCGGCTAGGACCCTGGCTGAGCAGTTAG
- the kstR2 gene encoding TetR family transcriptional regulator KstR2 has protein sequence MTEQPVSRRDELLDLAATMFAERGLRATTVRDIADSAGILSGSLYHHFKSKEQMVEEVLRGFLDWLFARYQQIVEFEPNPLERLKGLFMASFEAIEHRHAQVVIYQDEAKRLSSLPQFGFVEVRNKEQRKMWHDLLNEGIEQGCFRPDINVDVVYRFIRDTTWVSVRWYQPGGPLTAEEVGRQYLSIVLGGISATE, from the coding sequence ATGACAGAACAGCCGGTCAGCCGTCGCGACGAGCTTCTCGATCTCGCCGCGACGATGTTCGCCGAACGTGGCCTGCGCGCCACCACGGTGCGCGACATCGCCGATTCGGCGGGCATTCTGTCCGGCAGTCTCTACCACCACTTCAAGAGCAAGGAGCAGATGGTCGAGGAGGTCCTGCGGGGCTTCCTGGACTGGCTGTTCGCGCGCTATCAGCAGATCGTCGAGTTCGAACCCAATCCACTGGAGCGGCTCAAGGGCCTGTTCATGGCCTCGTTCGAGGCGATCGAACACCGGCACGCCCAAGTGGTGATCTACCAGGACGAGGCCAAGCGGCTGTCGTCGCTGCCGCAGTTCGGGTTCGTCGAGGTGCGCAACAAGGAGCAGCGCAAGATGTGGCACGACCTTCTCAACGAAGGTATCGAGCAGGGTTGCTTCCGGCCCGACATCAACGTCGACGTGGTCTACCGGTTCATCAGGGACACCACCTGGGTGTCCGTGCGGTGGTATCAGCCCGGCGGTCCGCTGACCGCCGAAGAGGTTGGCCGCCAATACCTTTCCATCGTCCTCGGCGGAATATCCGCCACAGAGTAA
- the fadA6 gene encoding steroid 3-ketoacyl-CoA thiolase FadA6: MAPASQAYVIDAVRTAVGKRNGSLAHVHPIDLGVVAFRGIFDRVDVDPGAVEDAIVGCLDTIGPQAGNIGRNTWLAAGFPEAVPGVTVDRQCGSSQQAISFGAQAIMAGTADLILAGGMQNMSKIPISSAMLVAEQFGFTSPTNESQYWLERYGDQEISQFRGAEMIAEKWGLSREEMEEFSLGSHEKAFAAIQAGHFDNEIVPVGDFRIDEGPRESSLEKMAGLKPLREGGRLTAAMASQISDGASAVLLASEQAVKDHNLTPRARIHHISARGDDPVFMLTGPIPATRYALDKAGLTIDDIDVVEINEAFAPVVMAWLKETKADPEKVNPNGGAIALGHPLGATGAKLFTTMLNELERRGGRYGLQTMCEGGGTANVTIIERL; encoded by the coding sequence ATGGCCCCCGCCTCACAGGCATACGTGATCGACGCCGTGCGCACCGCGGTCGGCAAGCGCAACGGTTCGCTGGCCCACGTTCATCCCATTGACCTGGGTGTGGTGGCCTTCCGCGGGATCTTCGACCGCGTGGACGTCGACCCCGGTGCCGTCGAGGATGCGATCGTCGGCTGCCTGGACACCATCGGCCCCCAGGCCGGCAACATCGGCCGCAACACCTGGCTGGCCGCCGGCTTCCCAGAAGCGGTGCCCGGCGTGACGGTCGACCGGCAGTGCGGTTCGAGCCAGCAGGCTATTTCCTTTGGCGCACAGGCGATCATGGCAGGCACCGCCGATCTGATCCTGGCCGGCGGCATGCAGAACATGAGCAAGATCCCGATCTCGTCGGCGATGCTCGTCGCCGAGCAGTTCGGTTTCACCTCGCCGACCAACGAGTCGCAGTATTGGCTGGAGCGCTACGGCGACCAGGAGATCTCGCAGTTCCGCGGGGCCGAGATGATCGCCGAGAAGTGGGGCCTGTCTCGCGAGGAGATGGAGGAGTTCTCGCTCGGCAGTCATGAGAAGGCCTTCGCCGCAATCCAGGCCGGGCACTTCGACAACGAGATCGTGCCGGTCGGTGACTTCCGCATCGACGAGGGCCCCCGCGAGTCCAGCCTGGAGAAGATGGCCGGCCTCAAGCCGCTGCGCGAAGGCGGCCGGCTGACCGCGGCGATGGCCAGCCAGATCTCCGACGGCGCCAGCGCGGTGCTGCTGGCCTCCGAGCAGGCCGTCAAGGACCACAACCTGACCCCGCGCGCCCGCATCCACCACATCAGCGCCCGCGGTGACGACCCGGTGTTCATGCTGACCGGCCCCATCCCGGCCACCCGGTACGCGCTGGACAAGGCCGGCCTGACCATCGACGACATCGACGTCGTGGAGATCAACGAGGCGTTCGCGCCGGTGGTGATGGCCTGGCTCAAGGAGACCAAGGCCGATCCGGAGAAGGTCAACCCCAACGGGGGCGCGATCGCTCTGGGCCACCCCCTGGGTGCCACCGGCGCCAAGCTGTTCACCACCATGCTCAACGAGCTGGAGCGCCGTGGCGGGCGCTACGGCCTGCAGACCATGTGCGAGGGTGGCGGCACCGCCAACGTGACCATCATCGAGCGGCTCTAG